From Zalophus californianus isolate mZalCal1 chromosome 16, mZalCal1.pri.v2, whole genome shotgun sequence, one genomic window encodes:
- the TMEM95 gene encoding transmembrane protein 95 isoform X1, translating to MWTLALGGVFLATAQACVLCHLSARDLSARLAQLCSRVEVLWKDCGTSWSFPAFALDEASMNKVIEKTHRVLRVMEIKGSLSSLPLYWRWLQNTKLPAYTREALCAPACRGSTILYNCSTCQEFKVRCWPRKRCLPGSHDLWEAKILLLSVLVAALLLGVMSLVVESRYIEAERTSEDPDSLPASSSSKDHDESSYIEAERTSEDPDSLLASSSSKDHDESTSLGEDQPAP from the exons ATGTGGACGCTGGCGTTAGGTGGGGTTTTCCTGGCCACTGCCCAGGCCTGTGTCCTCTGCCACCTCTCGGCCCGTGACTTGTCGGCCCGCCTGGCTCAACTCTGCAGCCGAGTGGAGGTTCTGTGGAAGGATTGTGGGACGTCCTGGAGCTTCCCGGCCTTTGCCTTAG ATGAGGCATCCATGAACAAAGTCATAGAGAAGACTCACAGAGTCCTGAGGGTCATGG AGATCAAAgggtctctctcctctctccccttgtATTGGCGTTGGCTGCAAAACACCAAGCTCCCCGCTTACACCAGGGAAG CTCTCTGCGCGCCCGCCTGCC GGGGCAGCACCATCCTGTATAACTGTTCCACCTGCCAGGAATTCAAGGTGCGCTGCTGGCCCCGAAAGCGCTGCCTCCCAG GAAGTCACGATCTTTGGGAAGCCAAGATTCTGCTCCTCTCTGTCTTGGTAGCTGCCCTGCTGCTGGGTGTTATGAGCCTCGTGGTGGA gtCCAGGTATATCGAAGCAGAAAGGACAAGTGAAGACCCGGacagcctcccagcctcctccagtTCTAAAGACCACGATGAATCCAGTTACATCGAAGCAGAAAGGACAAGTGAAGACCCGGACAGCCTCCTAGCCTCCTCCAGTTCTAAAGACCATGATGAATCCACTTCCCTCGGAGAGGATCAGCCAGCCCCTTAG
- the TMEM95 gene encoding transmembrane protein 95 isoform X3, whose translation MWTLALGGVFLATAQACVLCHLSARDLSARLAQLCSRVEVLWKDCGTSWSFPAFALDEASMNKVIEKTHRVLRVMEIKGSLSSLPLYWRWLQNTKLPAYTREALCAPACRIQGSHDLWEAKILLLSVLVAALLLGVMSLVVESRYIEAERTSEDPDSLPASSSSKDHDESSYIEAERTSEDPDSLLASSSSKDHDESTSLGEDQPAP comes from the exons ATGTGGACGCTGGCGTTAGGTGGGGTTTTCCTGGCCACTGCCCAGGCCTGTGTCCTCTGCCACCTCTCGGCCCGTGACTTGTCGGCCCGCCTGGCTCAACTCTGCAGCCGAGTGGAGGTTCTGTGGAAGGATTGTGGGACGTCCTGGAGCTTCCCGGCCTTTGCCTTAG ATGAGGCATCCATGAACAAAGTCATAGAGAAGACTCACAGAGTCCTGAGGGTCATGG AGATCAAAgggtctctctcctctctccccttgtATTGGCGTTGGCTGCAAAACACCAAGCTCCCCGCTTACACCAGGGAAG CTCTCTGCGCGCCCGCCTGCC GAATTCAAG GAAGTCACGATCTTTGGGAAGCCAAGATTCTGCTCCTCTCTGTCTTGGTAGCTGCCCTGCTGCTGGGTGTTATGAGCCTCGTGGTGGA gtCCAGGTATATCGAAGCAGAAAGGACAAGTGAAGACCCGGacagcctcccagcctcctccagtTCTAAAGACCACGATGAATCCAGTTACATCGAAGCAGAAAGGACAAGTGAAGACCCGGACAGCCTCCTAGCCTCCTCCAGTTCTAAAGACCATGATGAATCCACTTCCCTCGGAGAGGATCAGCCAGCCCCTTAG
- the TMEM95 gene encoding transmembrane protein 95 isoform X4, giving the protein MWTLALGGVFLATAQACVLCHLSARDLSARLAQLCSRVEVLWKDCGTSWSFPAFALDEASMNKVIEKTHRVLRVMEIKGSLSSLPLYWRWLQNTKLPAYTREALCAPACRSHDLWEAKILLLSVLVAALLLGVMSLVVESRYIEAERTSEDPDSLPASSSSKDHDESSYIEAERTSEDPDSLLASSSSKDHDESTSLGEDQPAP; this is encoded by the exons ATGTGGACGCTGGCGTTAGGTGGGGTTTTCCTGGCCACTGCCCAGGCCTGTGTCCTCTGCCACCTCTCGGCCCGTGACTTGTCGGCCCGCCTGGCTCAACTCTGCAGCCGAGTGGAGGTTCTGTGGAAGGATTGTGGGACGTCCTGGAGCTTCCCGGCCTTTGCCTTAG ATGAGGCATCCATGAACAAAGTCATAGAGAAGACTCACAGAGTCCTGAGGGTCATGG AGATCAAAgggtctctctcctctctccccttgtATTGGCGTTGGCTGCAAAACACCAAGCTCCCCGCTTACACCAGGGAAG CTCTCTGCGCGCCCGCCTGCC GAAGTCACGATCTTTGGGAAGCCAAGATTCTGCTCCTCTCTGTCTTGGTAGCTGCCCTGCTGCTGGGTGTTATGAGCCTCGTGGTGGA gtCCAGGTATATCGAAGCAGAAAGGACAAGTGAAGACCCGGacagcctcccagcctcctccagtTCTAAAGACCACGATGAATCCAGTTACATCGAAGCAGAAAGGACAAGTGAAGACCCGGACAGCCTCCTAGCCTCCTCCAGTTCTAAAGACCATGATGAATCCACTTCCCTCGGAGAGGATCAGCCAGCCCCTTAG
- the TMEM95 gene encoding transmembrane protein 95 isoform X2 has protein sequence MWTLALGGVFLATAQACVLCHLSARDLSARLAQLCSRVEVLWKDCGTSWSFPAFALEIKGSLSSLPLYWRWLQNTKLPAYTREALCAPACRGSTILYNCSTCQEFKVRCWPRKRCLPGSHDLWEAKILLLSVLVAALLLGVMSLVVESRYIEAERTSEDPDSLPASSSSKDHDESSYIEAERTSEDPDSLLASSSSKDHDESTSLGEDQPAP, from the exons ATGTGGACGCTGGCGTTAGGTGGGGTTTTCCTGGCCACTGCCCAGGCCTGTGTCCTCTGCCACCTCTCGGCCCGTGACTTGTCGGCCCGCCTGGCTCAACTCTGCAGCCGAGTGGAGGTTCTGTGGAAGGATTGTGGGACGTCCTGGAGCTTCCCGGCCTTTGCCTTAG AGATCAAAgggtctctctcctctctccccttgtATTGGCGTTGGCTGCAAAACACCAAGCTCCCCGCTTACACCAGGGAAG CTCTCTGCGCGCCCGCCTGCC GGGGCAGCACCATCCTGTATAACTGTTCCACCTGCCAGGAATTCAAGGTGCGCTGCTGGCCCCGAAAGCGCTGCCTCCCAG GAAGTCACGATCTTTGGGAAGCCAAGATTCTGCTCCTCTCTGTCTTGGTAGCTGCCCTGCTGCTGGGTGTTATGAGCCTCGTGGTGGA gtCCAGGTATATCGAAGCAGAAAGGACAAGTGAAGACCCGGacagcctcccagcctcctccagtTCTAAAGACCACGATGAATCCAGTTACATCGAAGCAGAAAGGACAAGTGAAGACCCGGACAGCCTCCTAGCCTCCTCCAGTTCTAAAGACCATGATGAATCCACTTCCCTCGGAGAGGATCAGCCAGCCCCTTAG
- the TMEM95 gene encoding transmembrane protein 95 isoform X5 — MWTLALGGVFLATAQACVLCHLSARDLSARLAQLCSRVEVLWKDCGTSWSFPAFALDEASMNKVIEKTHRVLRVMEIKGSLSSLPLYWRWLQNTKLPAYTREALCAPACRGSTILYNCSTCQEFKVRCWPRKRCLPGSTPRLGLPLLRKSRSLGSQDSAPLCLGSCPAAGCYEPRGGVQVYRSRKDK; from the exons ATGTGGACGCTGGCGTTAGGTGGGGTTTTCCTGGCCACTGCCCAGGCCTGTGTCCTCTGCCACCTCTCGGCCCGTGACTTGTCGGCCCGCCTGGCTCAACTCTGCAGCCGAGTGGAGGTTCTGTGGAAGGATTGTGGGACGTCCTGGAGCTTCCCGGCCTTTGCCTTAG ATGAGGCATCCATGAACAAAGTCATAGAGAAGACTCACAGAGTCCTGAGGGTCATGG AGATCAAAgggtctctctcctctctccccttgtATTGGCGTTGGCTGCAAAACACCAAGCTCCCCGCTTACACCAGGGAAG CTCTCTGCGCGCCCGCCTGCC GGGGCAGCACCATCCTGTATAACTGTTCCACCTGCCAGGAATTCAAGGTGCGCTGCTGGCCCCGAAAGCGCTGCCTCCCAGGTTCTACCCCTCGGCTTGGCCTCCCCTTGCTCAG GAAGTCACGATCTTTGGGAAGCCAAGATTCTGCTCCTCTCTGTCTTGGTAGCTGCCCTGCTGCTGGGTGTTATGAGCCTCGTGGTGGA gtCCAGGTATATCGAAGCAGAAAGGACAAGTGA